The following are from one region of the Acipenser ruthenus chromosome 19, fAciRut3.2 maternal haplotype, whole genome shotgun sequence genome:
- the tepsin gene encoding AP-4 complex accessory subunit Tepsin isoform X1: MASLIERLGFLQKVPTLMKATSDDDTPCPGYLFEEISKVSHESVGGCQCLLQYLLERLQSESCHVKLKVLKILLHLCTHGSHHFLSELRRNATFVQEVTVFSGSPDPVHGIALYQRVRAAAQELASVLFSDSVLPPPALSPCKASVPAGMGSGTGLKSGMQGFGYSPGRNVSTEGALLDRIQKAAEVVANAILPHSELPSSCLHDNNYQPVMAPSAAVEASVQLSAETPLPSHSMKAAQQRRPGLAGGGWEESDSGHSSQNSSLENGDLSRASVGGSSKSGTDSQSGASRESGDLSERMEAMHLGDCAQEMMLINTMSQGSKVFLSRDETQHFIKECAILNCEVVVELLSKKLQDPAGTVSMRCLCALACLMSTDLLSLDRIFAVTQKPLLQLSEGSAGPVANKATKLLRQFEALTAGGRLNSSTSSSSLPATCPQLLDGSPESRGSGALLLPSHTSLWRSGDYASNSGSKTDSQTESALHSSSVETDTCSHSCCPERFEDTCLTDSRDSQDSENTNYSHKQQRNPSDADFDSVELPPEPLAGNLSLFSGMELVTRGKPGSASSNGGTTTQPLNCTTIQENKTAGAADSTDCTTDSATGSPQPDTEHKHLSAFTFLNV; the protein is encoded by the exons ATGGCATCCCTGATCGAGAGGCTGGGGTTCCTTCAAAAA GTGCCCACTCTGATGAAAGCCACCTCAGACGATGACACGCCATGTCCTGGGTACCTGTTTGAAGAAATTAGCA AGGTGTCCCATGAGTCCGTGGGGGGCTGTCAGTGTCTGCTGCAGTATCTCCTGGAGAGGCTGCAGAGCGAGTCCTGCCATGTTAAACTGAAG GTGCTGAAGATCCTTCTCCACCTCTGCACTCATGGTTCGCATCACTTCCTGTCTGAGCTCCGCAGAAACGCCACCTTCGTCCAGGAAGTGACTG TGTTCAGTGGCTCTCCCGACCCGGTCCATGGAATCGCACTGTACCAGAGAGTGCGGGCTGCAGCCCAG gAGCTGGCCAGTGTGCTGTTCTCTGACTCGGTGCTGCCCCCTCCTGCTCTGTCTCCCTGCAAAGCCTCTGTGCCCGCAG GAATGGGCTCAGGCACGGGGCTGAAGTCTGGAATGCAAGGCTTTGGATACAGCCCCGGCAGAAACGTCTCCA CAGAGGGCGCTCTTCTGGACAGGATCCAGAAAGCCGCGGAGGTAGTGGCCAATGCCATCCTTCCTCACTCTGAGCTCCCCAGCTCCTGCCTCCACGACAACAACTACCAGCCTgtgatggcgccctctgctgctGTGGAGGCCTCGGTGCAACTGTCAGCCGAAACCCCCCTGCCCTCCCACAGCATGAAAG caGCTCAACAGAGGCGTCCTGGCCTGGCTGGGGGAGGCTGGGAGGAGAGCGACAGCGGACACAGCTCCCAGAACTCCTCTCTGGAGAATGGGGATCTCAGCAGGGCGTCTGTGGGCGGAAGCAGCAAGTCAGGGACTGATAGCCAATCAGGAGCCAGCAGAGAGAGCGGGGATCTTTCTGAAAG GATGGAGGCCATGCACTTGGGGGACTGTGCCCAGGAAATGATGCTGATCAACACCATGTCCCAGGGCTCAAAGGTCTTCCTGTCCAGAGACGAGACACAGCACTTTATCAAGGA GTGTGCAATCCTGAActgtgaggtggtggtggagcTGCTCAGCAAGAAGCTTCAGGACCCTGCAGGCACCGTCTCAATG AGGTGTCTGTGTGCCCTGGCCTGCCTGATGTCAACAGACCTGCTCTCCCTTGACCGGATTTTTGCAGTGACCCAGAAGCCCTTGCTGCAGCTGAGCGAGGGTTCTGCAGGACCTGTGGCTAACAAGGCGACAAAG CTCCTGAGGCAGTTCGAGGCCCTGACAGCAGGTGGGAGACTGAACAGCAGcacctcctcctcttctctccctgcgacgtgtccccagctccTAGACGGGTCTCCCGAATCGAGGGGCAGTGGAGCTCTCTTACTGCCCTCTCACACATCCTTGTGGAGGTCAGGTGACTACGCCTCTAATTCAGGGTCAAAAACAGACAGTCAaactgaatcagctctgcacagtTCCAGCGTGGAAACAGACACATGTAGCCACTCCTGCTGCCCGGAGCGATTCGAAGACACTTGTTTGACAGACAGCAGGGACTCCCAGGACAGTGAAAACACTAACTATTCACACAAACAGCAGAGGAACCCTTCCGATGCTGATTTTGATTCAGTTGAGCTGCCCCCTGAACCTCTCGCTGGTAACCTGTCCCTGTTTAGCGGGATGGAGCTTGTTACTAGAGGAAAGCCAGGGAGTGCCAGTTCCAATGGAGGGACGACCACACAGCCTTTAAACTGCACCACAATACAAGAGAACAAAACTGCAGGTGCTGCAGACTCTACAGACTGTACCACAGACAGCGCCACTGGGTCTCCACAGCCTGACACTGAACACAAGCACCTGTCTGCCTTCACCTTCCTCAATGTTTAA
- the tepsin gene encoding AP-4 complex accessory subunit Tepsin isoform X3 — MASLIERLGFLQKVPTLMKATSDDDTPCPGYLFEEISKVSHESVGGCQCLLQYLLERLQSESCHVKLKVLKILLHLCTHGSHHFLSELRRNATFVQEVTVFSGSPDPVHGIALYQRVRAAAQELASVLFSDSVLPPPALSPCKASVPAGMGSGTGLKSGMQGFGYSPGRNVSKGALLDRIQKAAEVVANAILPHSELPSSCLHDNNYQPVMAPSAAVEASVQLSAETPLPSHSMKAAQQRRPGLAGGGWEESDSGHSSQNSSLENGDLSRASVGGSSKSGTDSQSGASRESGDLSERMEAMHLGDCAQEMMLINTMSQGSKVFLSRDETQHFIKECAILNCEVVVELLSKKLQDPAGTVSMRCLCALACLMSTDLLSLDRIFAVTQKPLLQLSEGSAGPVANKATKLLRQFEALTAGGRLNSSTSSSSLPATCPQLLDGSPESRGSGALLLPSHTSLWRSGDYASNSGSKTDSQTESALHSSSVETDTCSHSCCPERFEDTCLTDSRDSQDSENTNYSHKQQRNPSDADFDSVELPPEPLAGNLSLFSGMELVTRGKPGSASSNGGTTTQPLNCTTIQENKTAGAADSTDCTTDSATGSPQPDTEHKHLSAFTFLNV, encoded by the exons ATGGCATCCCTGATCGAGAGGCTGGGGTTCCTTCAAAAA GTGCCCACTCTGATGAAAGCCACCTCAGACGATGACACGCCATGTCCTGGGTACCTGTTTGAAGAAATTAGCA AGGTGTCCCATGAGTCCGTGGGGGGCTGTCAGTGTCTGCTGCAGTATCTCCTGGAGAGGCTGCAGAGCGAGTCCTGCCATGTTAAACTGAAG GTGCTGAAGATCCTTCTCCACCTCTGCACTCATGGTTCGCATCACTTCCTGTCTGAGCTCCGCAGAAACGCCACCTTCGTCCAGGAAGTGACTG TGTTCAGTGGCTCTCCCGACCCGGTCCATGGAATCGCACTGTACCAGAGAGTGCGGGCTGCAGCCCAG gAGCTGGCCAGTGTGCTGTTCTCTGACTCGGTGCTGCCCCCTCCTGCTCTGTCTCCCTGCAAAGCCTCTGTGCCCGCAG GAATGGGCTCAGGCACGGGGCTGAAGTCTGGAATGCAAGGCTTTGGATACAGCCCCGGCAGAAACGTCTCCA AGGGCGCTCTTCTGGACAGGATCCAGAAAGCCGCGGAGGTAGTGGCCAATGCCATCCTTCCTCACTCTGAGCTCCCCAGCTCCTGCCTCCACGACAACAACTACCAGCCTgtgatggcgccctctgctgctGTGGAGGCCTCGGTGCAACTGTCAGCCGAAACCCCCCTGCCCTCCCACAGCATGAAAG caGCTCAACAGAGGCGTCCTGGCCTGGCTGGGGGAGGCTGGGAGGAGAGCGACAGCGGACACAGCTCCCAGAACTCCTCTCTGGAGAATGGGGATCTCAGCAGGGCGTCTGTGGGCGGAAGCAGCAAGTCAGGGACTGATAGCCAATCAGGAGCCAGCAGAGAGAGCGGGGATCTTTCTGAAAG GATGGAGGCCATGCACTTGGGGGACTGTGCCCAGGAAATGATGCTGATCAACACCATGTCCCAGGGCTCAAAGGTCTTCCTGTCCAGAGACGAGACACAGCACTTTATCAAGGA GTGTGCAATCCTGAActgtgaggtggtggtggagcTGCTCAGCAAGAAGCTTCAGGACCCTGCAGGCACCGTCTCAATG AGGTGTCTGTGTGCCCTGGCCTGCCTGATGTCAACAGACCTGCTCTCCCTTGACCGGATTTTTGCAGTGACCCAGAAGCCCTTGCTGCAGCTGAGCGAGGGTTCTGCAGGACCTGTGGCTAACAAGGCGACAAAG CTCCTGAGGCAGTTCGAGGCCCTGACAGCAGGTGGGAGACTGAACAGCAGcacctcctcctcttctctccctgcgacgtgtccccagctccTAGACGGGTCTCCCGAATCGAGGGGCAGTGGAGCTCTCTTACTGCCCTCTCACACATCCTTGTGGAGGTCAGGTGACTACGCCTCTAATTCAGGGTCAAAAACAGACAGTCAaactgaatcagctctgcacagtTCCAGCGTGGAAACAGACACATGTAGCCACTCCTGCTGCCCGGAGCGATTCGAAGACACTTGTTTGACAGACAGCAGGGACTCCCAGGACAGTGAAAACACTAACTATTCACACAAACAGCAGAGGAACCCTTCCGATGCTGATTTTGATTCAGTTGAGCTGCCCCCTGAACCTCTCGCTGGTAACCTGTCCCTGTTTAGCGGGATGGAGCTTGTTACTAGAGGAAAGCCAGGGAGTGCCAGTTCCAATGGAGGGACGACCACACAGCCTTTAAACTGCACCACAATACAAGAGAACAAAACTGCAGGTGCTGCAGACTCTACAGACTGTACCACAGACAGCGCCACTGGGTCTCCACAGCCTGACACTGAACACAAGCACCTGTCTGCCTTCACCTTCCTCAATGTTTAA
- the tepsin gene encoding AP-4 complex accessory subunit Tepsin isoform X2: MASLIERLGFLQKVPTLMKATSDDDTPCPGYLFEEISKVSHESVGGCQCLLQYLLERLQSESCHVKLKVLKILLHLCTHGSHHFLSELRRNATFVQEVTVFSGSPDPVHGIALYQRVRAAAQELASVLFSDSVLPPPALSPCKASVPAGMGSGTGLKSGMQGFGYSPGRNVSTEGALLDRIQKAAEVVANAILPHSELPSSCLHDNNYQPVMAPSAAVEASVQLSAETPLPSHSMKAQQRRPGLAGGGWEESDSGHSSQNSSLENGDLSRASVGGSSKSGTDSQSGASRESGDLSERMEAMHLGDCAQEMMLINTMSQGSKVFLSRDETQHFIKECAILNCEVVVELLSKKLQDPAGTVSMRCLCALACLMSTDLLSLDRIFAVTQKPLLQLSEGSAGPVANKATKLLRQFEALTAGGRLNSSTSSSSLPATCPQLLDGSPESRGSGALLLPSHTSLWRSGDYASNSGSKTDSQTESALHSSSVETDTCSHSCCPERFEDTCLTDSRDSQDSENTNYSHKQQRNPSDADFDSVELPPEPLAGNLSLFSGMELVTRGKPGSASSNGGTTTQPLNCTTIQENKTAGAADSTDCTTDSATGSPQPDTEHKHLSAFTFLNV, encoded by the exons ATGGCATCCCTGATCGAGAGGCTGGGGTTCCTTCAAAAA GTGCCCACTCTGATGAAAGCCACCTCAGACGATGACACGCCATGTCCTGGGTACCTGTTTGAAGAAATTAGCA AGGTGTCCCATGAGTCCGTGGGGGGCTGTCAGTGTCTGCTGCAGTATCTCCTGGAGAGGCTGCAGAGCGAGTCCTGCCATGTTAAACTGAAG GTGCTGAAGATCCTTCTCCACCTCTGCACTCATGGTTCGCATCACTTCCTGTCTGAGCTCCGCAGAAACGCCACCTTCGTCCAGGAAGTGACTG TGTTCAGTGGCTCTCCCGACCCGGTCCATGGAATCGCACTGTACCAGAGAGTGCGGGCTGCAGCCCAG gAGCTGGCCAGTGTGCTGTTCTCTGACTCGGTGCTGCCCCCTCCTGCTCTGTCTCCCTGCAAAGCCTCTGTGCCCGCAG GAATGGGCTCAGGCACGGGGCTGAAGTCTGGAATGCAAGGCTTTGGATACAGCCCCGGCAGAAACGTCTCCA CAGAGGGCGCTCTTCTGGACAGGATCCAGAAAGCCGCGGAGGTAGTGGCCAATGCCATCCTTCCTCACTCTGAGCTCCCCAGCTCCTGCCTCCACGACAACAACTACCAGCCTgtgatggcgccctctgctgctGTGGAGGCCTCGGTGCAACTGTCAGCCGAAACCCCCCTGCCCTCCCACAGCATGAAAG CTCAACAGAGGCGTCCTGGCCTGGCTGGGGGAGGCTGGGAGGAGAGCGACAGCGGACACAGCTCCCAGAACTCCTCTCTGGAGAATGGGGATCTCAGCAGGGCGTCTGTGGGCGGAAGCAGCAAGTCAGGGACTGATAGCCAATCAGGAGCCAGCAGAGAGAGCGGGGATCTTTCTGAAAG GATGGAGGCCATGCACTTGGGGGACTGTGCCCAGGAAATGATGCTGATCAACACCATGTCCCAGGGCTCAAAGGTCTTCCTGTCCAGAGACGAGACACAGCACTTTATCAAGGA GTGTGCAATCCTGAActgtgaggtggtggtggagcTGCTCAGCAAGAAGCTTCAGGACCCTGCAGGCACCGTCTCAATG AGGTGTCTGTGTGCCCTGGCCTGCCTGATGTCAACAGACCTGCTCTCCCTTGACCGGATTTTTGCAGTGACCCAGAAGCCCTTGCTGCAGCTGAGCGAGGGTTCTGCAGGACCTGTGGCTAACAAGGCGACAAAG CTCCTGAGGCAGTTCGAGGCCCTGACAGCAGGTGGGAGACTGAACAGCAGcacctcctcctcttctctccctgcgacgtgtccccagctccTAGACGGGTCTCCCGAATCGAGGGGCAGTGGAGCTCTCTTACTGCCCTCTCACACATCCTTGTGGAGGTCAGGTGACTACGCCTCTAATTCAGGGTCAAAAACAGACAGTCAaactgaatcagctctgcacagtTCCAGCGTGGAAACAGACACATGTAGCCACTCCTGCTGCCCGGAGCGATTCGAAGACACTTGTTTGACAGACAGCAGGGACTCCCAGGACAGTGAAAACACTAACTATTCACACAAACAGCAGAGGAACCCTTCCGATGCTGATTTTGATTCAGTTGAGCTGCCCCCTGAACCTCTCGCTGGTAACCTGTCCCTGTTTAGCGGGATGGAGCTTGTTACTAGAGGAAAGCCAGGGAGTGCCAGTTCCAATGGAGGGACGACCACACAGCCTTTAAACTGCACCACAATACAAGAGAACAAAACTGCAGGTGCTGCAGACTCTACAGACTGTACCACAGACAGCGCCACTGGGTCTCCACAGCCTGACACTGAACACAAGCACCTGTCTGCCTTCACCTTCCTCAATGTTTAA
- the LOC117424134 gene encoding protein FAM104A: MLSESRKRPRSCDNDDSQLLPQPKRDGSSNPLFPELGRDIWDSESSSSDSSAISSPERAGSSTQPAEAGGGYLNPGTFSSATSSSVHFNEESASLSQGSYQRINRILREAHFHSLQSRGPPGDT, from the exons ATGTTATCAGAAAGCAG GAAGCGCCCTCGGAGCTGTGACAACGATGACAGCCAGCTTCtcccacagcccaaacgggacgGAAGCAGCAACCCCCTCTTCCCAGAGCTGGGCCGGGACATCTGGGATTCAGAG tCCTCAAGCAGCGACAGCAGTGCAATCAGCAGCCCGGAGCGTGCTGGGAGCAGCACCCAGCCTGCCGAGGCAGGAGGAGGCTACTTGAACCCGGGGACTTTCAGCTCCGCTACCTCGTCCTCTGTGCACTTCAACGAAGAGTCTGCCTCGCTGAGCCAGGGCTCCTACCAGCGAATCAACCGCATCCTGCGAGAGGCGCACTTCCACAGCCTGCAGAGCCGCGGGCCCCCGGGAGACACGTGA